In Solanum lycopersicum chromosome 5, SLM_r2.1, the following are encoded in one genomic region:
- the LOC101260232 gene encoding histone deacetylase complex subunit SAP18: MADVQRRGRPLPPPPPRGPHGPPPQRIAPRPVPVDREKTCPLLLRVFTKVGGHHNVNEFAVRGKEPKDEVQIYTWMDATLRELTDLVKEVAPEARRRDAILSFAFVYPDKRGRFVVREVGTTFSYPNMRRPDNGSKTLSELKFQIGDYLDVAIMFQ, translated from the exons ATGGCGGATGTTCAGAGAAGAGGAAGACCATTACCTCCTCCTCCACCCAGAGGTCCACATGGTCCACCTCCTCAAAGGATTGCTCCACGCCCCGTACCAGTTGATCGCGAAAAG ACTTGTCCTCTGTTGCTTCGTGTTTTCACTAAG GTTGGAGGCCATCACAATGTTAATGAATTTGCTGTGAGGGGCAAGGAACCCAAAGATGAGGTCCAAATCTATACATGGATGGATGCTACTCTGCGCGAACTAACTGATCTG GTTAAAGAGGTAGCTCCAGAAGCAAGACGAAGAGATGCAATTTTGTCCTTTGCTTTTGTCTATCCTGATAAAAGGGGGCGATTTGTCGTTAGAGAG GTGGGGACTACATTTTCTTATCCCAATATGAGGCGACCAGATAATGGCAGCAAAACATTGAGTGAACTTAAATTTCAG ATAGGAGATTACTTGGATGTGGCTATCATGTTCCAGTGA